One genomic region from Pyxicephalus adspersus chromosome 1, UCB_Pads_2.0, whole genome shotgun sequence encodes:
- the LOC140329147 gene encoding tubulin alpha chain yields the protein MPSDKTIGGGDDSFNTFFSETGAGKHVPRAVFVDLEPTVIDEVRTGTYRQLFHPEQLITGKEDAANNYARGHYTIGKEIIDLVLDRIRKLADQCTGLQGFLVFHSFGGGTGSGFTSLLMERLSVDYGKKSKLEFAIYPAPQVSTAVVEPYNSILTTHTTLEHSDCAFMVDNEAIYDICRRNLDIERPTYTNLNRLISQIVSSITASLRFDGALNVDLTEFQTNLVPYPRIHFPLATYAPVISAEKAYHEQLTVADITNACFEPANQMVKCDPRHGKYMACCLLYRGDVVPKDVNAAIATIKTKRSIQFVDWCPTGFKVGINYQPPTVVPGGDLAKVQRAVCMLSNTTAIAEAWARLDHKFDLMYAKRAFVHWYVGEGMEEGEFSEAREDMAALEKDYEEVGADSADAEDEGEEY from the exons ATGCCCAGTGACAAGACGATTGGAGGAGGAGATGATTCCTTCAACACCTTCTTCAGCGAGACTGGAGCTGGCAAACATGTCCCTAGGGCTGTGTTTGTGGATCTGGAGCCAACAGTCATTG atgAGGTGCGCACAGGCACATACCGCCAGCTGTTCCATCCAGAGCAACTAATCACTGGCAAAGAAGATGCTGCCAACAACTATGCCCGTGGTCATTACACAATTGGCAAGGAAATCATTGATCTTGTCCTGGACAGGATCCGCAAACTG GCTGATCAGTGCACTGGACTCCAAGGTTTCCTGGTCTTCCACAGCTTTGGTGGTGGTACTGGATCTGGCTTCACCTCTCTGTTGATGGAACGTCTCTCTGTTGATTATGGAAAGAAGTCCAAGCTGGAATTTGCCATCTATCCAGCTCCCCAGGTCTCAACAGCTGTTGTTGAACCCTACAACTCCATCCTTACCACTCACACCACCCTGGAGCACTCAGACTGTGCTTTCATGGTGGACAATGAGGCCATCTATGACATCTGCCGTAGAAATCTAGATATTGAGCGCCCAACCTACACTAATTTGAATCGTCTTATTAGTCAGATTGTGTCCTCTATTACTGCCTCCCTCCGATTTGATGGAGCCCTGAATGTAGATCTGACAGAGTTCCAGACCAACTTGGTGCCCTACCCTCGTATCCACTTCCCGCTTGCTACTTATGCCCCAGTCATCTCAGCTGAGAAAGCTTACCATGAGCAGTTAACAGTAGCAGACATCACCAATGCTTGCTTCGAGCCAGCAAACCAGATGGTAAAATGTGACCCACGTCATGGTAAATACATGGCTTGCTGCCTGTTGTACCGTGGTGATGTGGTGCCCAAAGATGTTAATGCAGCTATTGCCACCATCAAGACCAAGCGTAGCATCCAGTTTGTGGACTGGTGCCCCACTGGTTTCAAGGTTGGTATTAACTATCAACCACCAACTGTGGTACCAGGTGGTGATCTGGCCAAGGTACAGCGTGCGGTGTGCATGCTGAGCAACACCACTGCTATTGCAGAGGCCTGGGCACGTCTGGACCATAAGTTTGATCTTATGTATGCCAAGCGTGCTTTTGTGCACTGGTATGTGGGTGAAGGTATGGAGGAGGGAGAATTCTCTGAGGCCCGTGAGGACATGGCTGCCCTGGAGAAGGATTATGAAGAAGTTGGTGCTGATAGTGCTGATGCAGAGGATGAGGGCGaagaatactaa